In Streptomyces sp. NBC_00704, a genomic segment contains:
- the cobC gene encoding Rv2231c family pyridoxal phosphate-dependent protein CobC: protein MRTEDLAGGHDLRHHGDAEVRGDGSALVDLAVNVRADTPPRWLRERVAASLDGLAAYPDGRAARAAVAARHGLPVERVLLTAGAAEAFVLLARALEVRRPVVVHPQFTEPEAALRDAGHSVDRVLLREEDGFRLDPADVPEDADLVVIGNPTNPTSVLHPAATVRRLARAGRTLVVDEAFMDAVPGEREALAGATDVPGLVVLRSLTKTWGLAGLRIGYVLAAPETIAALERAQPLWPVSSPALAAAEACMGAQALAEAAHAAHRVAADRAHLVAGLEEFAADGLRVAGPAQGPFVLVRLPRAAAVRGHLRTLGFAVRRGDTFPGLDEEWLRLAVRDRTTVNRFLQALDQALSLAKG, encoded by the coding sequence ATGCGCACTGAGGACCTGGCCGGGGGCCACGACCTGCGCCATCACGGCGACGCCGAGGTGCGCGGGGACGGATCCGCGCTCGTCGACCTCGCCGTGAACGTCCGCGCGGACACCCCGCCGCGCTGGCTGCGCGAGCGCGTCGCCGCCTCCCTCGACGGCCTGGCGGCCTACCCGGACGGGCGGGCCGCGCGGGCGGCCGTCGCGGCACGGCACGGGCTGCCCGTCGAGCGGGTGCTGCTCACGGCCGGCGCGGCCGAGGCGTTCGTGCTGCTGGCGCGCGCCCTGGAGGTCCGCCGTCCGGTCGTCGTGCACCCGCAGTTCACCGAGCCGGAGGCGGCGCTGCGCGACGCCGGGCACAGCGTGGACCGGGTGCTGCTGCGGGAGGAGGACGGCTTCCGGCTGGATCCCGCGGACGTCCCCGAGGACGCGGACCTGGTGGTGATCGGCAACCCGACGAACCCGACGTCGGTGCTCCACCCGGCGGCGACGGTGCGGCGGCTGGCCAGGGCCGGGCGGACGCTGGTCGTCGACGAGGCGTTCATGGACGCGGTGCCGGGCGAGCGGGAGGCGCTGGCGGGGGCGACGGACGTGCCCGGTCTGGTCGTGCTGCGCAGCCTGACGAAGACCTGGGGGCTGGCGGGGCTGCGGATCGGGTACGTCCTCGCCGCGCCGGAGACGATCGCCGCGCTGGAGCGGGCGCAGCCCCTGTGGCCGGTGTCCTCGCCGGCGCTGGCGGCGGCGGAGGCGTGCATGGGGGCGCAGGCCCTGGCGGAGGCCGCGCACGCGGCGCACCGCGTGGCCGCGGACCGGGCGCACCTCGTGGCCGGGCTGGAGGAGTTCGCCGCCGACGGGCTGCGCGTGGCGGGACCGGCGCAGGGCCCGTTCGTCCTGGTCCGGCTGCCGCGGGCCGCCGCCGTCCGGGGGCATCTGCGCACCCTGGGCTTCGCCGTCCGGCGCGGGGACACCTTCCCGGGCCTCGACGAGGAGTGGCTGCGCCTGGCGGTCCGCGACCGCACCACGGTGAACCGTTTCCTCCAGGCCCTGGACCAGGCGCTGTCGCTGGCCAAGGGCTGA
- a CDS encoding SCO1860 family LAETG-anchored protein: MYGNTFRMPAPVRRVAAVAAATALAAGPAALAGADAAHATGGGRGRAEASVLRTGLDVALVNRTVHVPLAVSLNEVRAPRSAAKTALSAELDGVAGGRPFSVLRADVAEAKATADGTKAEASTRLVHARLHVPGLPLLSVVEVGVVTSKATCEAGKAPVAVSHLPGSVTVLGKKVSVAAGGVTRVKAPGVGEVRLDLSRRETTSRTAATTALELTVSVNPLHLNVAEVTGTLTLARSSCRTPAASEPAQEQEAQRPGEPAEGDEAATGQAPAPSTAAPAAADVKAQGAPAEADLARTGGSSATPYVVGGALALLLAGGGAVALSRRRG; the protein is encoded by the coding sequence TTGTACGGCAACACCTTCCGCATGCCCGCACCCGTCCGCCGCGTCGCCGCCGTCGCGGCGGCCACCGCCCTGGCCGCGGGTCCCGCCGCCCTGGCCGGCGCGGACGCCGCCCACGCGACCGGAGGCGGCCGGGGCCGCGCCGAAGCGTCCGTCCTGCGCACCGGCCTCGACGTGGCCCTGGTGAACAGGACCGTCCACGTCCCGCTCGCCGTCTCCCTCAACGAGGTACGGGCTCCCCGCAGCGCCGCGAAGACCGCGCTGAGCGCCGAACTCGACGGCGTCGCGGGGGGACGGCCCTTCAGCGTCCTGCGCGCGGACGTCGCCGAGGCCAAGGCCACGGCCGACGGCACGAAGGCCGAGGCGTCCACCCGCCTCGTCCACGCCCGGCTGCACGTCCCCGGCCTTCCGCTGCTCTCCGTCGTCGAGGTCGGCGTCGTCACCTCCAAGGCGACCTGCGAGGCGGGCAAGGCCCCGGTCGCCGTGTCCCACCTGCCCGGCTCGGTGACCGTCCTGGGGAAGAAGGTGTCCGTCGCCGCGGGCGGCGTCACCCGGGTGAAGGCGCCCGGTGTGGGAGAGGTCCGCCTCGACCTGTCCCGGCGCGAGACGACCTCCCGCACGGCCGCCACCACCGCCCTCGAACTCACCGTCTCCGTCAACCCGTTGCACCTCAACGTCGCCGAGGTCACCGGCACCCTGACGCTCGCGAGATCCAGCTGCCGGACGCCCGCGGCGTCGGAGCCGGCACAGGAACAGGAGGCGCAGCGCCCCGGGGAACCCGCCGAGGGCGACGAGGCGGCGACCGGGCAGGCCCCCGCGCCGAGCACCGCCGCCCCCGCGGCGGCCGACGTCAAGGCCCAGGGCGCGCCCGCCGAGGCCGATCTGGCCCGGACCGGGGGGAGTTCGGCGACGCCGTATGTGGTGGGCGGGGCACTGGCGCTGCTGCTCGCGGGCGGCGGAGCGGTGGCCCTGTCCCGCCGCCGCGGCTGA
- a CDS encoding amidohydrolase family protein, translated as MSDLPVLHVKGRVLAGPDDVRDELWVVGGRISYDRPVGARDVRVAEGWALPGLVDAHCHVGLGPHGPVERDVAEQQALTDRDAGALLIRDAGSPSDTRWADDREDLPKIIRAGRHIARTRRYLRGYAHEIEPDDLVAYVAREARRGDGWVKLVGDWIDREAGDLAPSWPREAAEAAIAEAHRLGARVTAHCFAENSLRDLVESGIDCVEHATGLTEDLIPLFAERGVAIVPTLVNIATFPGLAAAGEGRFPRWAAHMRRLHERRYDTVRNAHDAGIAVFVGTDAGGSLPHGLVAAEVAELVTAGIPPLTALSAASWGARAWLGRPGLAEGAPADLVVYDSDPRADVRVLAAPRRVVLNGKVTS; from the coding sequence ATGAGCGATCTGCCGGTGCTGCATGTGAAGGGCCGGGTCCTGGCCGGGCCCGACGACGTCCGCGACGAGCTGTGGGTCGTCGGCGGGCGGATCTCCTACGACCGTCCCGTCGGCGCCCGCGACGTGCGCGTCGCCGAGGGCTGGGCGCTGCCCGGACTCGTCGACGCCCACTGCCACGTCGGCCTCGGCCCGCACGGGCCGGTCGAGCGGGACGTCGCCGAGCAGCAGGCCCTCACCGACCGCGACGCGGGCGCCCTGCTGATCCGTGACGCCGGCTCGCCCTCGGACACCCGGTGGGCCGACGACCGCGAGGACCTGCCGAAGATCATCCGTGCGGGCCGGCACATCGCCCGCACCCGCCGCTACCTGCGCGGCTACGCCCACGAGATCGAGCCCGACGACCTGGTCGCCTACGTCGCCCGGGAGGCCCGGCGCGGCGACGGCTGGGTCAAGCTGGTCGGCGACTGGATCGACCGCGAGGCCGGGGACCTGGCTCCGAGCTGGCCGCGGGAGGCCGCCGAGGCGGCCATCGCCGAGGCCCACCGGCTGGGCGCGCGGGTCACCGCCCACTGCTTCGCCGAGAACTCGCTGCGCGATCTGGTCGAGTCGGGCATCGACTGCGTCGAGCACGCGACGGGCCTCACCGAGGACCTGATCCCGCTGTTCGCCGAACGGGGCGTGGCCATCGTCCCGACGCTGGTGAACATCGCCACCTTCCCCGGCCTCGCCGCCGCGGGCGAGGGCAGGTTCCCGCGCTGGGCGGCCCATATGCGCCGGCTGCACGAGCGCCGCTACGACACGGTGCGCAACGCCCACGACGCCGGCATCGCCGTCTTCGTCGGCACGGACGCCGGCGGGTCGCTGCCGCACGGGCTGGTGGCCGCGGAGGTCGCCGAGCTGGTCACGGCCGGCATCCCGCCGCTCACGGCGCTCTCGGCGGCGAGCTGGGGCGCACGCGCCTGGCTCGGACGCCCCGGTCTGGCCGAGGGCGCCCCTGCGGACCTGGTGGTCTACGACAGCGACCCGCGCGCGGACGTCCGGGTGCTGGCCGCGCCGCGCAGGGTGGTGCTGAACGGGAAGGTGACGAGCTGA
- a CDS encoding amino acid ABC transporter ATP-binding protein gives MSRPEIEVRALHKSFGDNEVLRGIDLEVGRGEVVCVIGPSGSGKSTLLRCVNLLEEPSGGKVFVGGTELTDPDVDIDAVRRRIGMVFQQFNLFPHLSVTDNLTLPQRRVLRRGKAEAAKVAAENLERVGLSDKAAAYPASLSGGQQQRVAIARALAMGPEVMLFDEPTSALDPELVGDVLAVMRMLADEGMTMMVVTHEMTFAQEVADRVVFMDGGVIVEDGAPADVIGNPRHERTRHFLSRLLDPAMAEVEEEKSDQVSGSER, from the coding sequence ATGAGCCGACCCGAGATCGAAGTGCGCGCGCTGCACAAGTCGTTCGGCGACAACGAGGTGCTGCGGGGCATCGACCTGGAGGTCGGCCGGGGCGAGGTCGTCTGCGTGATCGGGCCGTCCGGCTCCGGCAAGTCGACGCTGCTGCGCTGCGTGAACCTGCTGGAGGAGCCGTCCGGGGGCAAGGTCTTCGTCGGCGGCACGGAACTCACCGACCCCGACGTCGACATCGACGCCGTACGGCGCCGTATCGGCATGGTCTTCCAGCAGTTCAACCTCTTCCCGCACCTGTCCGTGACCGACAACCTCACGCTGCCGCAGCGCCGGGTGCTGCGGCGCGGCAAGGCGGAGGCGGCGAAGGTGGCCGCCGAGAACCTGGAGCGGGTGGGCCTGTCGGACAAGGCGGCCGCCTACCCGGCCTCCCTCTCCGGCGGGCAGCAGCAGCGCGTCGCCATCGCCCGCGCCCTGGCCATGGGCCCCGAGGTGATGCTCTTCGACGAGCCCACGTCGGCGCTCGACCCGGAGCTGGTGGGCGACGTCCTGGCCGTCATGCGCATGCTGGCCGACGAGGGCATGACGATGATGGTCGTCACCCACGAGATGACCTTCGCGCAGGAGGTCGCCGACCGGGTCGTCTTCATGGACGGCGGCGTGATCGTCGAGGACGGCGCCCCCGCCGACGTCATCGGCAACCCCCGCCACGAGCGCACCCGCCACTTCCTCTCCCGCCTCCTCGACCCGGCGATGGCCGAGGTGGAGGAGGAGAAGTCCGACCAGGTGAGCGGCTCGGAGCGGTAG
- a CDS encoding amino acid ABC transporter permease has product MADTDVPLQPKKKGLTRRQKRSLSRGAQYAVFVAAVIVFAVSADWGRLKNQFAQWDIARQMFPDVITLALKNTVLYTVSGFVLGLLLGLVVALMRLSSVGPYRWLAGVYIEIFRGLPALLIFVFIGVAVPLAFPGTEIVGGTYGKAALGLGLIGAAYMAETFRAGIQAVPRGQTEAARSLGFSPARAMVSVVIPQAFRIILPPLTNELIMLFKDSSLVLLLGVTLEERELSKYGRDLASTTANSTPILVAGLCYLLVTIPLGFVVRRMEAKAQEAVK; this is encoded by the coding sequence ATGGCCGACACGGACGTACCCCTCCAGCCGAAGAAGAAGGGCCTCACCCGGCGGCAGAAGCGCAGCCTCTCGCGCGGCGCGCAGTACGCCGTCTTCGTCGCCGCCGTGATCGTCTTCGCGGTCTCGGCGGACTGGGGCCGGCTGAAGAACCAGTTCGCCCAGTGGGACATCGCCCGGCAGATGTTCCCGGACGTCATCACGCTGGCCCTGAAGAACACCGTCCTGTACACGGTGTCCGGGTTCGTGCTGGGCCTGCTGCTCGGGCTGGTCGTCGCGCTGATGCGGCTGTCCTCGGTGGGCCCGTACCGCTGGCTGGCCGGCGTCTACATCGAGATCTTCCGCGGCCTGCCCGCCCTGCTGATCTTCGTGTTCATCGGCGTGGCCGTCCCGCTCGCCTTCCCCGGCACCGAGATCGTCGGAGGCACCTACGGCAAGGCGGCCCTCGGGCTCGGCCTGATCGGCGCCGCCTACATGGCGGAGACGTTCCGCGCCGGCATCCAGGCCGTGCCCAGGGGGCAGACGGAGGCCGCCCGCTCGCTGGGCTTCTCGCCCGCGCGCGCCATGGTCTCGGTCGTCATCCCGCAGGCCTTCCGGATCATCCTCCCGCCGCTCACCAACGAGCTGATCATGCTCTTCAAGGACTCCTCCCTGGTGCTGCTCCTCGGAGTGACGCTGGAGGAGCGCGAACTGTCCAAGTACGGCCGCGACCTGGCCAGTACGACCGCCAACTCGACGCCGATCCTGGTCGCCGGCCTGTGCTACCTGCTGGTGACCATCCCGCTCGGCTTCGTCGTGCGCCGCATGGAGGCGAAGGCCCAGGAGGCCGTGAAATGA
- a CDS encoding transporter substrate-binding domain-containing protein, which yields MNTLPGRRIRVLAATTATAGLMLVAAACTSTDDGGSGSKTAAGGVELVKAGQLTTCTHLPYPPFQSEIDGKVQGFDVSLIDLVAKNLGVKQVITDTPFENFKTGAFLNSGQCDLAAAGMTITDERKKNVDFSDPYFDATQAVLVDKGAGVASLADVKSKGVKLGAQAQTTGEDYAKKQGFDPVSFESSDAVLNGLRTGQVKAVIIDYPVVQGWLKDKANAGAFKVVDNLNTGEQYGFTVKKGNTKLVDAINKALADAKSDGTYKKLYEKWIGPYDASAASPSASASAS from the coding sequence GTGAACACCCTCCCCGGGCGCCGGATCCGCGTTCTGGCCGCCACCACCGCGACGGCCGGGCTGATGCTCGTGGCCGCCGCCTGCACCTCCACCGACGACGGGGGCAGCGGCTCCAAGACGGCCGCCGGCGGGGTCGAGCTCGTCAAGGCGGGTCAGCTCACCACCTGCACCCACCTGCCCTACCCGCCCTTCCAGTCGGAGATCGACGGCAAGGTGCAGGGCTTCGACGTGTCCCTGATCGACCTCGTCGCCAAGAACCTGGGCGTGAAGCAGGTGATCACCGACACGCCGTTCGAGAACTTCAAGACCGGCGCCTTCCTCAACTCCGGCCAGTGCGACCTGGCCGCCGCCGGCATGACCATCACCGACGAGCGCAAGAAGAACGTCGACTTCTCCGACCCGTACTTCGACGCCACCCAGGCCGTCCTGGTCGACAAGGGAGCGGGCGTCGCCTCGCTCGCCGACGTGAAGTCCAAGGGCGTCAAGCTCGGCGCCCAGGCGCAGACCACCGGCGAGGACTACGCCAAGAAGCAGGGCTTCGACCCCGTCTCCTTCGAGTCCTCCGACGCCGTCCTCAACGGCCTGCGCACCGGTCAGGTCAAGGCCGTCATCATCGACTACCCGGTCGTGCAGGGCTGGCTCAAGGACAAGGCCAACGCCGGCGCCTTCAAGGTCGTCGACAACCTCAACACCGGCGAGCAGTACGGCTTCACGGTGAAGAAGGGCAACACCAAGCTGGTCGACGCGATCAACAAGGCGCTCGCCGACGCGAAGTCCGACGGCACGTACAAGAAGCTGTACGAGAAGTGGATCGGCCCCTACGACGCGTCGGCCGCCTCCCCGTCGGCCTCCGCCTCGGCGTCCTGA
- a CDS encoding pyridoxal-phosphate-dependent aminotransferase family protein, which yields MTHPFLDLAPLSAAHFASIEDRVARLLDTRQDVVIMQGEALLPLEGAIRAAAGPGTTALNVITGPYGQTFGDWLRDCGATVIDLAVPFHTAVTAEQIRTALAEHPEIDFVSLVHAEAATGNTNPVAEIGEAVRAHGALFYLDAVASIGAEPVLPDAWGVDLCVIGAQKAMGGPAGVSAVSVSERAWARMAANPRAPRRSYLSLLDWKERWVDAGRKALPHAPAQLEMLALEACVERIEAEGTAAAMARHARAAAATRAGAVALGGGLEPYVHDAADAAPVATTLRTPAGVVASDLVARALAGDPTLPLAAGGGALAGEMIRVNHYGPDAAVGAVQGCLAALGAALAEHGPDVDLEAARRSVENAWRQEL from the coding sequence GTGACCCACCCGTTCCTGGACCTCGCCCCGCTGTCCGCCGCGCACTTCGCCTCGATCGAGGACCGGGTGGCGCGGCTCCTGGACACCCGGCAGGACGTCGTGATCATGCAGGGCGAGGCGCTGCTGCCGCTGGAGGGCGCGATCCGCGCCGCGGCCGGTCCGGGCACGACGGCGCTGAACGTGATCACCGGCCCCTACGGGCAGACCTTCGGCGACTGGCTGCGCGACTGCGGCGCGACCGTGATCGACCTGGCGGTCCCGTTCCACACCGCGGTCACCGCGGAGCAGATCCGCACGGCCCTCGCCGAGCACCCGGAGATCGACTTCGTCTCGCTGGTGCACGCGGAGGCGGCCACCGGCAACACCAACCCCGTCGCGGAGATCGGCGAGGCGGTGCGGGCGCACGGCGCGCTGTTCTACCTGGACGCCGTCGCCTCGATCGGCGCCGAGCCGGTGCTGCCGGACGCCTGGGGCGTGGACCTGTGCGTGATCGGCGCGCAGAAGGCGATGGGCGGGCCGGCGGGCGTGTCCGCGGTGTCGGTGAGCGAGCGGGCGTGGGCGCGGATGGCCGCCAACCCGCGGGCGCCGCGCCGCTCGTACCTGTCGCTGCTGGACTGGAAGGAGCGGTGGGTCGACGCCGGCCGCAAGGCGCTCCCGCACGCACCGGCGCAGCTGGAGATGCTGGCGCTGGAGGCGTGCGTCGAGCGCATCGAGGCGGAGGGGACGGCGGCCGCGATGGCCCGGCACGCGCGCGCCGCGGCCGCGACGCGCGCGGGAGCGGTGGCGCTGGGCGGCGGCCTGGAGCCGTACGTGCACGACGCGGCGGACGCGGCGCCGGTCGCCACCACCCTGCGCACGCCCGCGGGGGTCGTGGCGTCGGATCTGGTGGCACGGGCCCTGGCGGGCGACCCGACGCTGCCGCTGGCCGCGGGCGGCGGCGCGCTGGCCGGGGAGATGATCAGGGTCAACCACTACGGTCCCGACGCGGCCGTGGGAGCGGTACAGGGCTGTCTGGCCGCCCTCGGCGCCGCCCTGGCGGAACACGGACCGGACGTCGACCTCGAGGCCGCCCGCCGCAGCGTGGAGAACGCCTGGCGGCAGGAGCTCTGA
- the ectA gene encoding diaminobutyrate acetyltransferase has translation MTAAQADLCIDRPSVADGAALWRIAKESRTLDLNSSYSYLLWCRDFAGTSAVARAEDGEPVGFVTGYVRPEDPHTLLVWQVAVDAAYRGRGLAAALLDGLTARLAAERPLTAVETTITPGNTASERLFASYAERHGAGVTREVLFDAGLFPDGPHDSEVLYRIGPLAF, from the coding sequence ATGACCGCCGCACAAGCAGACCTGTGTATCGACCGTCCGTCGGTGGCGGACGGAGCCGCGCTATGGCGTATCGCCAAGGAATCCCGGACCCTCGATCTGAACTCCTCCTACAGCTATCTGCTGTGGTGCCGTGACTTCGCCGGCACCTCGGCGGTGGCGCGGGCGGAGGACGGCGAGCCGGTCGGGTTCGTCACCGGGTACGTCCGGCCGGAGGACCCGCACACCCTGCTGGTGTGGCAGGTCGCGGTCGACGCCGCGTACCGCGGTCGCGGTCTCGCCGCCGCGCTGCTCGACGGGCTGACCGCGCGGCTCGCCGCCGAGCGCCCGCTCACCGCCGTCGAGACCACGATCACGCCGGGCAACACCGCCTCCGAGCGGCTGTTCGCCTCGTACGCCGAGCGGCACGGGGCCGGCGTCACCCGCGAGGTGCTGTTCGACGCCGGGCTGTTCCCCGACGGCCCGCACGACAGCGAGGTCCTGTACCGCATCGGCCCGCTCGCCTTCTGA
- the ectB gene encoding diaminobutyrate--2-oxoglutarate transaminase — protein MTITQPDLSVFETLESEVRSYCRSWPAVFDRAQGSLMYDEDGHRYLDFFAGAGSLNYGHNNPVLKRALIDYLMRDGVTHGLDMSTVAKRTFLQTFQDLVLRPRDLPYKVMFPGPTGTNAVESALKLARKVKGREAIVSFTNAFHGMSLGSLAVTGNAFKRAGAGVPLVHGTPMPFDNYFDGQVPDFLWFERLLEDQGSGLNKPAAVIVETVQGEGGINAARPQWLRALKELCERQDMLLIVDDIQMGCGRTGAFFSFEESGIVPDIVTVSKSISGYGLPMSLCLFRPELDVWEPGEHNGTFRGNNPAFVTATAALETYWADGSAMEKQTRARGEQVEQGLISITEENLADVKEYRGRGLVWGLEFHEKARAGRVAKRAFELGLLIETSGPESEVVKLLPALTVSPEELDEGLSILARAVRETL, from the coding sequence GTGACCATCACCCAGCCCGACCTGAGCGTGTTCGAGACCCTGGAGTCCGAGGTGCGCAGCTACTGCCGCAGCTGGCCCGCCGTCTTCGACCGCGCCCAGGGCAGCCTCATGTACGACGAGGACGGGCACCGCTACCTCGACTTCTTCGCCGGCGCCGGGTCCCTCAACTACGGGCACAACAACCCGGTGCTGAAACGGGCGTTGATCGACTACCTGATGCGGGACGGCGTCACGCACGGGCTCGACATGTCGACGGTCGCCAAGCGGACCTTCCTCCAGACCTTCCAGGACCTCGTGCTGCGCCCGCGCGACCTGCCCTACAAGGTCATGTTCCCGGGTCCGACCGGCACCAACGCCGTCGAGTCCGCGCTGAAGCTGGCGCGCAAGGTGAAGGGCCGCGAGGCCATCGTGTCGTTCACCAACGCCTTCCACGGCATGTCCCTCGGCTCGCTCGCGGTCACCGGCAACGCCTTCAAGCGGGCGGGCGCCGGCGTCCCGCTCGTGCACGGCACGCCGATGCCGTTCGACAACTACTTCGACGGCCAGGTCCCCGACTTCCTGTGGTTCGAGCGGCTGCTGGAGGACCAGGGCTCCGGGCTGAACAAGCCGGCGGCGGTCATCGTCGAGACCGTGCAGGGCGAGGGCGGCATCAACGCCGCGCGTCCGCAGTGGCTGCGGGCGCTCAAGGAACTGTGCGAGCGGCAGGACATGCTGCTGATCGTGGACGACATCCAGATGGGCTGCGGACGCACCGGCGCCTTCTTCTCCTTCGAGGAGTCCGGCATCGTCCCGGACATCGTCACCGTGTCCAAGTCCATCAGCGGCTACGGACTGCCCATGTCGCTCTGCCTGTTCAGGCCGGAGCTGGACGTGTGGGAGCCGGGCGAGCACAACGGCACGTTCCGCGGCAACAACCCGGCCTTCGTCACCGCCACCGCGGCCCTGGAGACCTACTGGGCCGACGGGTCCGCGATGGAGAAGCAGACCCGCGCCCGCGGCGAGCAGGTCGAGCAGGGGCTGATCTCGATCACCGAGGAGAACCTCGCCGACGTCAAGGAGTACCGCGGCCGCGGCCTCGTGTGGGGCCTGGAGTTCCACGAGAAGGCGCGGGCCGGGCGGGTCGCCAAGCGGGCCTTCGAACTCGGGCTGCTGATCGAGACGTCCGGCCCCGAGAGCGAGGTCGTCAAACTCCTGCCGGCCCTGACCGTCTCCCCGGAGGAACTGGACGAGGGCCTGAGCATCCTCGCCCGGGCCGTGCGCGAGACGCTCTGA
- a CDS encoding ectoine synthase, translating to MIVRSFKEIEGTDRHVRAASGTWESKRIVLARERVGFSLHETILYAGTETSMHYANHVEAVVCVEGEAELTDHETGLTHTITPGTLYLLDGHERHTLRVKEDFRCLCVFNPPVTGREDHDENGVYPLLTEPEEV from the coding sequence GTGATCGTCCGTTCGTTCAAGGAAATCGAAGGCACCGACCGCCATGTACGGGCGGCGTCCGGCACCTGGGAGAGCAAGCGCATCGTCCTGGCCCGGGAACGGGTCGGATTCTCGCTGCACGAAACGATTCTGTACGCGGGCACCGAGACGTCGATGCACTACGCCAACCATGTCGAGGCCGTCGTCTGCGTCGAGGGCGAGGCCGAGCTGACCGACCACGAGACCGGGCTGACGCACACCATCACGCCCGGCACCCTGTACCTCCTCGACGGGCACGAGCGGCACACGCTGCGCGTCAAGGAGGACTTCCGCTGTCTGTGCGTGTTCAACCCGCCCGTGACCGGCCGGGAGGACCACGACGAGAACGGCGTCTACCCGCTGCTGACCGAGCCCGAGGAGGTGTGA
- the thpD gene encoding ectoine hydroxylase has product MTTLTDLYPTRGATEVSVPRRDPVVWGSPDTPGPIPATGLQAYERDGFLAVDQLIGDDEVTVCRRELERLVADPQIRADERSIVEPRSQEIRSVFEVHRLSPVFAALVRDERVVGRARQILGSDVYVHQSRINVKPGFGAGGFYWHSDFETWHAEDGLPNMRTVSVSIALTENLDTNGGLMIMPGSHRTFLGCAGATPKDNYKKSLQMQDAGTPSDEALTAMAGDYGIKLFTGRAGSATWFDCNAMHGSGDNITPFPRSNVFIVFNSVENTAVEPFAAPVRRPEFIGARDFTPVR; this is encoded by the coding sequence GTGACCACGCTGACCGATCTCTACCCGACCCGCGGCGCCACCGAGGTGTCCGTCCCCCGCAGGGACCCCGTCGTCTGGGGCTCCCCCGACACCCCCGGCCCGATCCCGGCCACCGGCCTCCAGGCCTACGAGCGCGACGGCTTCCTGGCCGTCGACCAGCTGATCGGCGACGACGAGGTCACGGTGTGCCGGCGCGAGCTGGAGCGGCTCGTCGCGGACCCGCAGATCCGGGCCGACGAGCGGTCGATCGTCGAGCCGCGGTCACAGGAGATCCGCTCCGTCTTCGAGGTGCACAGGCTCAGCCCGGTGTTCGCCGCCCTGGTGCGCGACGAGCGGGTCGTCGGGCGGGCCCGGCAGATCCTCGGCTCGGACGTCTACGTCCACCAGTCCCGGATCAACGTCAAGCCCGGTTTCGGGGCCGGCGGCTTCTACTGGCACTCCGACTTCGAGACCTGGCACGCCGAGGACGGCCTGCCGAACATGCGGACGGTGTCCGTCTCGATCGCGCTGACCGAGAACCTCGACACCAACGGCGGCCTGATGATCATGCCCGGCTCGCACCGGACGTTCCTCGGCTGCGCCGGCGCCACGCCGAAGGACAACTACAAGAAGTCGCTTCAGATGCAGGACGCGGGCACGCCCTCGGACGAGGCGCTCACCGCGATGGCCGGCGACTACGGCATCAAGCTGTTCACGGGCAGGGCCGGTTCCGCGACCTGGTTCGACTGCAACGCGATGCACGGGTCCGGCGACAACATCACGCCCTTCCCCCGCAGCAACGTCTTCATCGTGTTCAACAGCGTGGAGAACACGGCCGTGGAGCCGTTCGCCGCGCCGGTCCGCCGCCCGGAGTTCATCGGCGCCCGGGACTTCACCCCGGTGAGGTGA